CTGTCGGTGATCCGGGGGACGATCGGGTCGTTGACGGGCTTGTTCAGGCAGACCGGGATCGGTTCCAGGGCCTTGGCGATGTCGTAGAAGCCGAGCAGGTTGACCTCGGCGAAGTGGTCGATCGGGACGTCGAGGAGTTTCTGCACGGTCTGGATGGTGGCGGAGCGCCCGGCCTCCCGGCTCCGGCGCTCCAGGTCGGCGCCCTTGACGCCGTCGGCCCGGAGCTTCTGCTCGGCGGCCTCCTTGGCGAAGCCGTACGCCTCCTTGACCTTGTGCATCCTGCCGTCGGCGCCGTAGGTCTGCACCCAGTCGTCGCGGGGGACGGACACCGCCTGGACCTTTCCGCCGGGCGGGATGTGCAGCACGATCAGCGAGTTGGTGTTGTAGCCGCCGATCTCGCTGGACCCGGCGTGCAGTTCGTCCTGGACGAACTCCTTCGGCAGGTCGTTGCCGTCCATGTCCTTCCGGCTGTCCAGGCCGATCAGCAGGATGTTGATCGACTTGTCGAGGTGCCCGGGGGCGTTCTTCTTCGCCTCGTCCAGCGCGTGCGAGCGCTGGACGCCGTTCAGGTCGCTGACGGTGTACCAGGCGAAGCCGCCGACCGCGAGCACGGCGAGCGAGACCCCGCAGGCGACGGTGCGGGCGGCCAGCACCAGCGGGGCGGGGCGGCGGGCGAGGCGCTCAGCCACGGCGCGGCCCCCGGGCTCGGCGGGGGCGGCGGGTGCGGGCGATCCGGACGGCGACGGCCAGCAGGGCGGCGGCGAGCGCGCCGACCATCGGCCAGAACTGACCGCTGACCAGTTTCAGTCCCTGGGTGGCGAGTCCGGCTCCCCGGTAGCGCTCGCCGTGCGCCAGGTACGCGACGCCGAAGGCGGTGGCCAGGGTGACCACGGGCGCGCCGCTGGCCACCCACCACCAGCCGGCGCGACTGCTGACCAGGGCGGCCATGGCGGCGCCGAGCACCGCGCAGAGGGTGTACAGCGCGCCCGGACCGGACCCGAGCAGCTCGTCCGCGAGCGCGCCGAGCAGCGGCAGGCCGAGGGCGGGCAGCACGGCGGGCATCCGGTTCGGCGCGGCCACGGCGGGGGCGGCCGCACGGCCGCCGCGGGGGGCGGCTGCGGGCCGGGGTCCGCGCTGGGGCGGGACGGGGTGTCCGGCCGGGTCCGCGGTCGCCGTCCGCGGCGCGTGCTCGTCCCGCCACAGCGGTGCGCCGTCACGCGTGCCCGCCGTCCTTCGCCCCGTCATCGACACCTCTCGTCCACTGCCGCGCCGCCCGGGCGACGTCCGACCGTCCCGGGTCCTGGGACGCGCTACGGGTACGGAGCGGTTCCGGCGCGCCGGAGCGGAGCTCGGGTCGGGGCGCACGGAACCGCTCCGGGTACGTAAGCTCGGCCCCGGGTCGCCACCCGCGAACGGGCGACACCTGGCAGAACGCGACACCCCGGCCGCAGGACACGGCCGGGGTGCGGCGACGAACCGAAGGAGGGGCTCCGGTGGCGGAACGCGCCGCGAAGTGGCCGTGGGCGGTACTGGCGTTGGCGGTGCTGGCGATCTGGGGGTACGAGCGCTCCGGTGACCCCGCTCCCCCGCCGGCCGCCGCGCCCGCGGCCTCCTCCGCCGGGGCGCAGCCCTCCGGGTCCGCGTCGCCGCCGGGATCGGCCTCGCCCCGGGCCGCCGCCGACTACGATCCGCCGCGGTTCGCGGCCGAGGTGAAGAAGTACGCGGCCGAGGCGGGCGTCGACCCGCAGTTGGTGATGGCGGTGCTGTTCAACGAGGCGTACAAGCCGCACGGCCCCGAGGTGGAGCGGGCCTGGCAGAAGATGAAGCCGGACGCCTCCTTCGGCATCGCCAACATGCACCGGGCGGCGTACGAGGAGTGCAGCAAGGGCCGCCCGTTCGCGGACCGGCCGTGGGAGGACCTGCCGGACGATCCGGCGCTCGCCGTCCGCGCCGAGGCCTGGCACCTGCACGACCTCGGTGCCCAGCTTCCCGCGAAGTGGTCGGGGCCCTACAACCGCAACGAGTTGATGGCGCTGGGCTACAACACCGGGGCGGGCAACATGCTGGCCTTCGCGCGGGGCGCCAACCCCGGCCCGGAGGCCCGCTCCTACCTCGACCGGCTGCACGACAACTGGTCCAAGTCAGCTGAGGCGCTGGCATCCTGACGGTAAATCAGGGGTGCGCGACGACGTCGAGTTCCTCGCTGGGGGTGGGCCATCCACTTGTCGGCCGCCGGCGGAAGCAGTCCACCACGCCGCAGGATCGCCTCCGGCCGGAGCCGGACGCCCGGGTCTCCGCCCCGGTGCGCGACGGCGCCCTCGATGCCGCCGAGCCGGTCCATGACGCCGCCCTCCGGCGGCGAGTCCGGGACCACCCGCCAGTGGTACATCAGTGGGAATCCGGCGTACTGTCGCGCCAGCACCCAGCCGGTGGCCGGCTCGTGCACGGCCGGCTCCCGCCAGGCGGCGACGCCGGCCGAGCCGATCCCGTCCTGGTAGCGCGGGCGGCAGCCCGAACACGTCCGCCGTGGAGCGCCGTGCCTCGGCGGCCGGCAACGGCACCCGCTTCACGAACAGGCTCCTGCCGCCGACCTCGACCACCCCCGTCCGGCCGCCGGCGCCCGGACCGCTGCGTCGTCGAGCCGCGCCGGCGCCTCCCGCGGCGCCGGGTGTTTCCGCGCTCCCCGGCTCCGCCGCCCGGCTATGATGACGCTCCGTCAACTGTCCACCACCGAAAGGCAGCCGGTGTCCGACGATCTGCTCATCGCGAAGATCAGCCACGGCTTCGACCACCTCGACGCCGACGGGGACGGCCGCCTCACCGAGCGCGACCACGTCCTGATGGGCCAGTCGGTGGCGCGTTCCCTGGGTCACCCGGCCGGCTCGGCGGAGGAGGCCCGGATCGTCGACGCGTACGTGGCGATCTGGCGCGAGCTGCACCTGCCGCACCTGCCGGTCGGCGCGCACGCGATCGGCCGGGCGCAGTTCCTGGAGTCGACCGGCTCGCTCGCCGACGACCCGAAGACCGCCGAGGCGACCCTCGGCGAGCTGGCCCGCGCCTTCCTGTCGATCGCGGACGCCGACGGGAACGACGCGGTCGACGCCGAGGAGTTCTTCCTCTTCCAGCGCGGCCACTTCCCCCAGCTGCGCCGCAGCGACGCGGACACCGCCTTCGCCCACCTGGACCGGGACGGCGACGGCGCCCTCTCCTCCGAGGAGTTCGTCACCGCCATCCTCGAGTACTGGACCAGCCGGGACCCCGACGCCCCGGGCAACTGGTGGACCGGCAGCCCCCAGGGCGACCCGGACCCGACCACCTTCTGACCGCCCGCCGCCGGTCCCCCGCGGCGACGCGTTCCGCGAGCTCACCGTGCGGCTGCGCGGTCAGCGCGGCGCCGGCGGGCAGACTGATCGGCATGACGGCTTCTCAGCAGCAGGACCCGGGCCCGGCGCACCCCGGCGAGGCGCACGCGGGTGCGCTGGGCGGGCGGTTGAACTGGCTGCGGGCGGCCGTGCTCGGCGCGAACGACGGTGTGGTGTCGACGGCGGGCCTGGTGGTGGGCGTGGCGGGTGCGAACTCGACGTCCGCCGAGCTGCTGACGGCCGGTCTGGCGGGCCTGCTGGCGGGCTCGTTGTCGATGGCGGCGGGCGAGTACGTGTCGGTGAGCACCCAGCGGGACGCCGAGCAGGCGGCGCTGGCGCAGGAGCGCCGGGAGCTGCGCCTGACGCCGGAGGCCGAGTTGGCGGAGCTGGCGGGCATGTACGAGGCGAAGGGCCTGGATGCCGAGCTGGCCCGCCGGGTGGCGGTGCAGCTGACCGCGCACGATGCGCTGGCGGCCCATGCCGAGACCGAACTGGGCATCGACCCGGACGAGTTGACCAATCCGTGGCATGCCGCCTGGGCGTCGTTCCTGGCGTTCACGGTGGGTGCGCTGCTGCCGCTGCTGGCGATCGTGCTGCCGCCGCCGAACCACCGGGTGTGGATCACGGTGGTGGCGGTGCTGGCGGCGCTGGTGGTGACGGGCGCGGCGAGTGCCCGGCTGGGCGGGGCGGACCCGCGCCGCGCGGTGCTGCGCAACGTGCTGGGCGGCGGCATCGCGATGGCCGTCACGTACGCGGTGGGCTCGATCCTGGGCGCGTCCACGGACTGACGCCCGCCCCGGCGGCCGGGGCGGGCGGCGCGGGGCGGGCGTCGGGGAGGCGGTCGCCGTTCAGGCGGGTCGGGCCTCCGGGGACGGGGTCAGTAGCGCAGGTCGGCGGCGATCCGGCCGGCGTCGGAGAGCGTGCCGTCGGGGACGAAGCTGACCTCCGCACCGGTGTCGAGGACGCGCTCGATGACCTCGTCGACGATGTCCTCGCGGGCGCCGGGCTGGTCGGCCTCGGCGGGAACCAGGTGCTCGCCGTCGTCGCGGACGGTGGTGCGGAAGCTCTCCTCGACCACCAGACGGGCGATCCGGCCCTCGGCGGCGGTCTGCCAGACCTCGTCGAGTCCGGCGGCGAAGGCCTGCCGGCCGCGGGCCTTGTCGAGTTGGGCGAGGGCGTCGGTGATCTCCTGGTCGGCGTGCGCGCGGACGGCGGGCTCGACCACCTGGCGGACCGTCTCGGCGTTCGCCTGGGCCAGGCCGCCGTGCGGGACCTGCGCGGTGGACAGCTTGGCGATCGGGCCGGCGGCGTCCAGCAGGGCGAGCGCGGGGGCGTCGCCGAACACGTACAGCGGGCGGGGGTCGGCGGCGAGCACCTTGCCGACCTCGGTGTCGGCCTGCCGCAGGAAGGTCTTGGTCTCCTCGTCGCGGAAGGTGCTGGGGGTGTCGCCGATCCGCTCCTGCCGCTCCGGGTCGGGGTTGTCGTAGACCCGGACCAGCGGGAAGCCGTTGCCGGTCTGCTCGGTGACGCGTTCCTTGTTGCCGCCCCAGAGCGTCACCCGGTCGGCGGCGACGGCGAGCACCCAGTAGGGGCGCTCGGCGATCTGCGAGGAGACCAGGTTGCGGGTGAGGAAGGTGTC
The DNA window shown above is from Streptomyces sp. TLI_171 and carries:
- a CDS encoding DUF6542 domain-containing protein; its protein translation is MTGRRTAGTRDGAPLWRDEHAPRTATADPAGHPVPPQRGPRPAAAPRGGRAAAPAVAAPNRMPAVLPALGLPLLGALADELLGSGPGALYTLCAVLGAAMAALVSSRAGWWWVASGAPVVTLATAFGVAYLAHGERYRGAGLATQGLKLVSGQFWPMVGALAAALLAVAVRIARTRRPRRARGPRRG
- a CDS encoding lytic transglycosylase domain-containing protein produces the protein MAERAAKWPWAVLALAVLAIWGYERSGDPAPPPAAAPAASSAGAQPSGSASPPGSASPRAAADYDPPRFAAEVKKYAAEAGVDPQLVMAVLFNEAYKPHGPEVERAWQKMKPDASFGIANMHRAAYEECSKGRPFADRPWEDLPDDPALAVRAEAWHLHDLGAQLPAKWSGPYNRNELMALGYNTGAGNMLAFARGANPGPEARSYLDRLHDNWSKSAEALAS
- a CDS encoding EF-hand domain-containing protein gives rise to the protein MSDDLLIAKISHGFDHLDADGDGRLTERDHVLMGQSVARSLGHPAGSAEEARIVDAYVAIWRELHLPHLPVGAHAIGRAQFLESTGSLADDPKTAEATLGELARAFLSIADADGNDAVDAEEFFLFQRGHFPQLRRSDADTAFAHLDRDGDGALSSEEFVTAILEYWTSRDPDAPGNWWTGSPQGDPDPTTF
- a CDS encoding VIT family protein translates to MTASQQQDPGPAHPGEAHAGALGGRLNWLRAAVLGANDGVVSTAGLVVGVAGANSTSAELLTAGLAGLLAGSLSMAAGEYVSVSTQRDAEQAALAQERRELRLTPEAELAELAGMYEAKGLDAELARRVAVQLTAHDALAAHAETELGIDPDELTNPWHAAWASFLAFTVGALLPLLAIVLPPPNHRVWITVVAVLAALVVTGAASARLGGADPRRAVLRNVLGGGIAMAVTYAVGSILGASTD
- a CDS encoding chemotaxis protein encodes the protein MHPALSPAVLAELRRPRPYPAVSILMPTHRREPDNAQDPVRLRNLVAEAKERIEADPQVSRADRIDVLEQLDRALTEVDLVHAEDGLAILAAPGEHQVWSLGRTAAARVVLSDTFLTRNLVSSQIAERPYWVLAVAADRVTLWGGNKERVTEQTGNGFPLVRVYDNPDPERQERIGDTPSTFRDEETKTFLRQADTEVGKVLAADPRPLYVFGDAPALALLDAAGPIAKLSTAQVPHGGLAQANAETVRQVVEPAVRAHADQEITDALAQLDKARGRQAFAAGLDEVWQTAAEGRIARLVVEESFRTTVRDDGEHLVPAEADQPGAREDIVDEVIERVLDTGAEVSFVPDGTLSDAGRIAADLRY